In the genome of Rhizobium rhizogenes, one region contains:
- a CDS encoding cytochrome-c peroxidase, whose amino-acid sequence MIKPRIFLSAALAASILLVPFGGGINNMFAHGGEDYATLEKLGAALFDDPNLSMNRTMACSTCHMQAAGFSDARESEKVGRDVSLGDDGISLGDRNAPTATYARFTPPFGKNAAGEYVGGQFWDGRASMLEDQAGGPPLNPLEMGMPDKASVVKRLRENPDYVAAFGTQFGNDVFQSDETAYAAMTKALASFERSDEFSTFDSKYDRFLRGEEKLTDQEELGRVLISSTQFTNCNTCHEIRGAKGLEDGLFTNHKYFNIGVPANMAVRAVNGSKPGAVDLGLAQNPEVAGDPAQRGKFKVPTLRNVAVTGPYMHNGVFRDLRTVVLFYVKYKSKKPSRQINPETGKTWDAPEVPENIAMTELTSAPALDDKRVDAIVAFLKTLTDRRFEHLLPKEVGQTAVPPAQPVPVSVTPKAP is encoded by the coding sequence ATGATAAAGCCCCGAATTTTTCTCTCTGCCGCTCTTGCTGCATCCATTCTGCTGGTTCCCTTCGGTGGGGGGATTAACAACATGTTCGCTCACGGCGGCGAAGATTATGCGACGCTGGAAAAGCTGGGCGCAGCGCTGTTTGACGATCCCAATCTTTCGATGAACCGGACCATGGCCTGTTCCACCTGCCATATGCAGGCGGCCGGGTTTTCCGATGCACGGGAGAGCGAGAAGGTCGGTCGGGATGTCTCTCTGGGTGACGACGGTATTTCGCTCGGCGACCGCAATGCCCCGACGGCGACCTATGCGAGGTTCACGCCGCCTTTCGGCAAGAATGCGGCGGGTGAGTATGTCGGCGGGCAGTTCTGGGATGGCCGGGCCTCCATGCTGGAGGATCAGGCGGGCGGACCGCCGCTTAACCCGCTTGAAATGGGCATGCCGGACAAAGCCTCTGTCGTAAAGCGGCTGAGGGAAAATCCTGACTATGTTGCAGCCTTCGGCACGCAATTCGGCAATGATGTCTTCCAGAGCGATGAAACCGCCTATGCCGCGATGACCAAGGCGTTGGCGAGTTTCGAGCGTTCGGACGAATTCTCGACTTTCGATTCCAAATATGACCGTTTCCTGCGCGGCGAGGAAAAGCTGACGGATCAGGAAGAGCTGGGACGGGTTCTGATTTCCTCGACGCAATTCACCAATTGCAATACGTGCCATGAAATCCGCGGCGCCAAGGGGCTGGAAGACGGCCTTTTCACCAACCACAAATATTTCAATATCGGCGTTCCCGCCAATATGGCGGTCAGGGCCGTGAATGGCTCGAAGCCCGGTGCGGTCGATCTGGGTTTGGCGCAAAATCCTGAAGTGGCCGGCGATCCGGCACAACGCGGCAAGTTCAAGGTGCCGACCCTGCGCAACGTCGCCGTTACCGGTCCTTATATGCACAATGGCGTGTTCAGGGATTTGCGCACGGTGGTGCTGTTTTACGTGAAATATAAAAGCAAGAAGCCCAGCCGCCAGATCAACCCGGAAACCGGCAAGACCTGGGATGCGCCTGAGGTGCCCGAGAATATCGCCATGACGGAACTGACATCCGCGCCGGCGCTGGATGACAAGCGGGTGGATGCCATCGTGGCTTTTCTGAAGACGCTGACCGACCGGCGTTTCGAGCATCTTCTGCCCAAGGAGGTTGGGCAGACGGCGGTGCCGCCTGCCCAACCGGTTCCTGTCAGCGTTACGCCGAAAGCGCCTTGA
- a CDS encoding cobyrinate a,c-diamide synthase: protein MTARAIIIGAPRSGSGKTSVTIGLLRAFARRGIKVRGIKTGPDYIDPGFHTFATGTPGLNLDSWAMQPDLLRHLFSQQTEDAELVLIESAMGLFDGIPVAENRTGSAADLARLFGIPVLLVLDVSGQSQTAAAVAHGFAHYDPDVTMAAVVLNRAGSERHRTLCTEAIEKIGLPVAGCVLRDPSLILPERHLGLVQASEHPEIDAHIERLADAMEKSIDLDALLSLAAPVNVSSGSVDAAIAPPGQRIALAEDAAFTFLYPHLRKHWHAAGAEIVPFSPLADEAPDETCDVCWLPGGYPELFAGKLADATGFKAGIARFATTRPVHGECGGYMVLGEALEDADGVTHAMTGLLSHATSFATRKMNLGYRQATIAASGPLGVAGDVLRGHEFHYARVTDPGRDEPFAQIADGQGRPLGPSGGKRGLVSGTFFHAIARSG from the coding sequence ATGACGGCGCGGGCGATCATCATCGGTGCACCCCGTTCGGGGTCGGGCAAGACCAGCGTCACCATCGGTCTTCTCAGGGCATTTGCCCGACGGGGCATCAAGGTGCGGGGCATCAAGACGGGGCCGGATTATATCGATCCCGGTTTCCACACCTTCGCCACCGGCACGCCCGGTCTCAATCTGGATAGCTGGGCCATGCAGCCGGATTTGCTGCGGCATCTGTTTTCGCAGCAGACCGAGGATGCGGAACTCGTTCTGATCGAAAGCGCCATGGGCCTGTTCGACGGCATTCCGGTGGCGGAAAACCGCACCGGTTCGGCGGCGGATCTGGCGCGGCTGTTCGGCATTCCCGTGCTGCTGGTGTTGGATGTGTCGGGCCAGTCGCAAACGGCCGCCGCTGTCGCCCATGGTTTCGCCCATTACGACCCTGATGTCACCATGGCGGCGGTGGTGCTGAACCGGGCCGGCAGCGAAAGACACCGGACACTGTGCACGGAAGCCATCGAAAAAATTGGCCTGCCCGTCGCCGGCTGTGTCCTGCGCGATCCCTCGCTTATCCTGCCAGAGCGGCATCTGGGGCTGGTGCAGGCCAGCGAACACCCGGAAATCGACGCGCATATAGAACGGCTGGCGGATGCGATGGAAAAATCCATCGATCTCGACGCCTTGCTTTCACTCGCTGCGCCGGTGAATGTGTCTTCCGGTTCGGTGGACGCAGCGATTGCACCGCCCGGCCAGCGCATCGCGCTGGCGGAGGATGCGGCTTTCACCTTCCTTTATCCGCATCTCAGGAAGCATTGGCACGCGGCCGGGGCCGAGATCGTGCCGTTTTCGCCGCTGGCTGATGAGGCGCCGGACGAGACCTGCGATGTCTGCTGGCTTCCGGGCGGATATCCCGAACTTTTTGCCGGAAAACTTGCGGATGCTACCGGTTTCAAGGCAGGCATTGCCCGTTTTGCGACGACAAGGCCTGTTCATGGCGAGTGCGGTGGTTACATGGTACTTGGTGAGGCGCTGGAAGATGCCGATGGGGTAACCCATGCCATGACCGGGCTTCTGTCACATGCCACCAGCTTTGCGACGCGCAAGATGAATCTCGGTTATCGCCAGGCAACGATTGCGGCAAGTGGACCGCTCGGCGTGGCGGGGGATGTTCTGCGCGGCCATGAGTTTCATTATGCGCGGGTCACCGATCCCGGCCGTGACGAGCCTTTTGCCCAGATCGCCGACGGGCAGGGCCGTCCGCTCGGGCCATCGGGCGGCAAAAGAGGCCTCGTTTCGGGCACCTTTTTCCACGCCATTGCCAGAAGCGGCTGA
- the cobA gene encoding uroporphyrinogen-III C-methyltransferase: MSIPQILNSIAAKGPVFEAGHVWLAGAGPGDVRYLTLEVALALSQADVIVRDALVSDDVVSLGPQAEIVFAGKRGGKPSATQDDITASLIDFAARGKKVLRLKGGDPFIFGRGGEEAEALVRAGIPFRILPGMTSSLAALASARIPATMRGISRAVTLATGHAAGTEEDLDWPALAKTQEPIVVYMGLKNIGSIAALLMEGGRSGATPVAVIMSATTEQERIFIGKLESIADDAKRENFEAPALIVIGEIVSMRERLGVSGS; this comes from the coding sequence ATGTCGATACCGCAGATTTTAAACAGCATTGCCGCAAAAGGTCCGGTCTTTGAGGCCGGTCACGTCTGGCTCGCGGGCGCAGGGCCGGGCGATGTGCGGTATCTGACGCTGGAAGTGGCGCTGGCGCTTTCGCAAGCCGATGTCATCGTGCGTGATGCATTGGTGAGCGATGATGTTGTGTCTCTTGGACCTCAGGCCGAAATTGTTTTTGCCGGCAAGCGCGGCGGCAAGCCCTCCGCGACGCAGGACGACATTACGGCGTCGCTGATCGATTTCGCCGCCCGAGGCAAAAAGGTGCTGCGGCTGAAGGGTGGCGATCCCTTCATCTTTGGACGCGGCGGCGAAGAGGCGGAGGCGCTTGTCCGCGCCGGCATTCCATTCCGCATATTGCCAGGCATGACCTCTTCGCTTGCGGCTCTTGCTTCTGCGCGTATTCCGGCCACCATGCGCGGCATCAGCCGCGCCGTGACCCTTGCCACCGGCCATGCGGCGGGCACTGAAGAAGATCTTGACTGGCCGGCGCTGGCGAAAACACAGGAACCCATCGTCGTTTACATGGGGCTGAAGAATATCGGCTCGATTGCTGCACTTCTGATGGAGGGGGGCCGTTCAGGCGCCACGCCGGTTGCGGTTATCATGTCGGCGACGACTGAGCAGGAGCGAATTTTCATCGGCAAGCTGGAAAGCATAGCTGACGATGCAAAGCGGGAAAACTTCGAAGCCCCAGCGCTTATCGTCATCGGAGAGATCGTTTCGATGCGGGAACGGCTTGGAGTTTCAGGATCATGA
- a CDS encoding cobalt-precorrin-5B (C(1))-methyltransferase, with translation METDGKTLRRGWTTGTCAAAATKAACAALLTGEFPYPVEVELPSRARPAFSLATEEKGENFARAGVVKDAGDDPDVTHGALIESTVRRGEPGSGITFKAGKGVGTVTRPGLPLPPGEPAINPVPRRMIETAIREVAGTDADFEVEISVRDGERLAEKTLNGRLGILGGISILGTTGVVIPFSCSAWIHSIWRGIDVARATGCTHVLGATGNTSEKAGQMLYGLPETALIDMGDFIGGMLKYLRSHPVERVTIAGGVAKMTKLAQGMLDVHSKKGLADLEALAALATEAGGDDKLAIAIRQANMVAHAFQLAESAGIDLGATVAEKAWITAAAALNTPAIALDIVVFDRQGALKGRTASTPSHQPAASSFGERNRRT, from the coding sequence ATGGAAACGGATGGAAAGACCCTTCGCCGCGGCTGGACCACGGGCACCTGCGCGGCAGCCGCCACGAAGGCGGCCTGCGCCGCCCTTCTGACCGGCGAATTTCCTTACCCTGTCGAGGTCGAACTTCCAAGCCGCGCAAGGCCGGCATTTTCCCTCGCGACAGAGGAAAAAGGTGAAAACTTCGCCCGCGCTGGCGTCGTCAAGGATGCCGGAGACGATCCCGACGTCACCCATGGCGCCCTGATTGAAAGCACGGTCAGACGGGGAGAACCCGGAAGCGGCATCACCTTCAAGGCCGGCAAGGGCGTCGGCACCGTTACCCGGCCGGGCCTGCCGCTGCCGCCGGGAGAACCCGCCATCAACCCGGTGCCGCGCAGGATGATCGAGACGGCCATTCGCGAAGTGGCGGGAACGGATGCCGATTTCGAAGTCGAGATTTCCGTTCGTGACGGAGAAAGACTGGCGGAAAAAACCCTGAATGGCAGGCTCGGCATTCTCGGCGGCATTTCCATTCTCGGCACCACCGGCGTCGTCATTCCCTTTTCCTGCTCGGCCTGGATTCACTCCATCTGGCGTGGCATCGATGTGGCGCGGGCAACCGGCTGCACCCACGTGCTCGGCGCGACCGGAAACACCTCCGAAAAAGCCGGACAGATGCTGTATGGCTTGCCTGAGACGGCGCTGATTGACATGGGCGATTTTATCGGCGGCATGCTGAAATATCTGCGCAGCCACCCGGTCGAGCGGGTGACGATTGCCGGCGGCGTCGCCAAGATGACCAAGCTCGCCCAGGGCATGCTCGACGTGCATTCCAAGAAAGGCCTTGCCGACCTTGAAGCACTGGCGGCTTTGGCCACGGAGGCGGGAGGGGATGACAAACTCGCCATTGCCATCCGTCAGGCCAATATGGTCGCGCACGCCTTTCAGCTGGCCGAAAGCGCGGGGATAGACCTCGGGGCGACCGTTGCGGAAAAAGCCTGGATAACCGCGGCGGCGGCGCTGAACACGCCCGCCATCGCGCTCGATATTGTGGTTTTCGATCGTCAGGGCGCGCTCAAGGGGCGCACCGCTTCCACACCGTCGCATCAGCCCGCCGCATCTTCTTTCGGAGAACGGAACCGGCGGACATAG
- the cobM gene encoding precorrin-4 C(11)-methyltransferase, with product MTVHFIGAGPGAADLITVRGRDLIAACPVCLYAGSLVPKALIDYCPPGARIVDTAALSLDEIEAEFVAAAKAGKDVARLHSGDLSVWSAMGEQIRRLERLGLDYTVTPGVPSFAAAAATLQRELTVPEVAQSLVLTRISGRASKMPDGETLKAFGATGTTLAIHLAIHAIGKVVEELTPLYGSDCPVAIVVRASWPDERVIRGTLFDIEGRLAAEPVERTALIFVGRGLASADFRESALYSTDYVRRFRSPKEDAAG from the coding sequence ATGACGGTTCATTTCATCGGCGCCGGTCCGGGTGCCGCAGATCTCATCACGGTGCGTGGGCGCGATCTGATCGCTGCCTGCCCTGTGTGTCTTTATGCCGGTTCGCTGGTTCCGAAGGCCTTGATCGATTATTGCCCGCCGGGTGCCCGCATCGTCGATACGGCGGCACTTTCGCTTGATGAAATCGAGGCGGAATTTGTTGCGGCGGCAAAGGCAGGCAAGGACGTGGCGCGGCTGCATTCCGGCGATCTTTCCGTCTGGAGCGCGATGGGTGAGCAGATCCGCCGGCTGGAACGGCTGGGGCTTGATTATACCGTCACGCCCGGCGTGCCCTCCTTCGCCGCCGCTGCCGCCACCCTGCAGCGGGAGCTGACGGTGCCGGAAGTGGCGCAGAGCCTTGTGTTGACCCGCATTTCCGGCCGAGCATCGAAGATGCCTGACGGTGAAACGCTGAAGGCTTTCGGCGCAACGGGCACGACACTCGCCATCCACCTCGCCATCCATGCCATCGGCAAGGTGGTGGAGGAGCTGACGCCGCTTTACGGGTCCGATTGCCCCGTTGCCATCGTGGTGCGCGCCTCCTGGCCGGATGAGCGGGTCATTCGCGGCACGCTGTTCGATATTGAAGGCAGGCTTGCGGCCGAGCCGGTGGAGCGCACGGCGCTGATCTTTGTCGGGCGCGGGCTTGCCTCGGCGGATTTTCGCGAGAGCGCGCTTTATAGCACCGACTATGTCCGCCGGTTCCGTTCTCCGAAAGAAGATGCGGCGGGCTGA
- a CDS encoding cobalamin biosynthesis protein has protein sequence MVTVAGIGCRKGAASDAIIAAIRAAEQASGMKVDSLATAPLKAGEVGLAEAAKALSLSLEIVTQERLEAVAAETMTFSQASLDHAGTPSVSEASALAAAGAGARLVAPRLIVGDVTVAIATTGNAPRGNDCAIEYGEEE, from the coding sequence ATGGTGACTGTGGCCGGTATAGGCTGCCGCAAAGGTGCTGCTTCGGACGCGATCATCGCGGCCATACGCGCCGCCGAGCAGGCCTCTGGCATGAAGGTTGACTCTTTGGCGACTGCTCCGCTCAAGGCCGGGGAAGTTGGCCTCGCGGAAGCGGCGAAAGCTCTGTCGCTGTCGCTTGAAATCGTAACGCAGGAACGGCTCGAGGCAGTTGCCGCCGAGACGATGACATTTTCACAGGCCAGCCTCGATCACGCCGGAACGCCCAGCGTCAGCGAAGCCTCGGCGCTTGCGGCAGCTGGAGCAGGTGCACGGCTGGTTGCGCCCCGCCTCATCGTCGGTGATGTAACTGTGGCTATCGCAACGACGGGCAACGCGCCACGTGGTAACGACTGCGCCATTGAATACGGAGAAGAAGAATGA
- a CDS encoding bifunctional cobalt-precorrin-7 (C(5))-methyltransferase/cobalt-precorrin-6B (C(15))-methyltransferase, protein MTSEYSGTASSSTEKKKEPWLSIVGIGEDGLEGLGKNALRAIEAAEVVFGGKRHLELAAAAIRGEARPWPVPFDVEMSGVLALRGRRVCVLASGDPFFYGVGVTLLRRIPSEETVCHPSPSAFSLAAARLGWALQSAECVSLHGRSIDLLRLHLHPGARIIALTSDERDPALIAGLLAESGFGRSEFILLEALGGTRERRRQARAADFDFEDIDPLNVVAIDVVADEDARVLPFARGLDDSLFEHDGQITKREIRAVTLSSLAPRRGELLWDIGAGSGSIGIEWMLSHPSLRAIAIEQHPDRAERIARNADAFGVPGLEVMIGVAPAAFEGLPTPDAIFVGGGGSEAGVFEAAMEALKPGGRLVANAVTLEMEAVLLDANARFGGSMLRLEVSRVAAVGSMSGWRPAMPVTQWSWVKPW, encoded by the coding sequence ATGACGTCTGAATATTCCGGAACGGCCAGTTCTTCTACTGAAAAGAAAAAAGAGCCGTGGCTTTCCATCGTCGGCATAGGCGAGGACGGGCTTGAAGGGCTCGGCAAAAATGCACTCCGGGCGATCGAAGCGGCCGAGGTGGTTTTTGGTGGCAAACGTCATCTGGAATTGGCGGCTGCGGCCATTCGGGGCGAGGCGCGCCCGTGGCCGGTGCCGTTCGATGTGGAGATGAGCGGTGTTCTCGCATTGCGTGGCCGCCGGGTGTGTGTGCTCGCCTCCGGCGATCCGTTTTTCTATGGCGTCGGTGTTACCCTTCTGCGGCGGATTCCATCGGAGGAGACAGTCTGCCATCCCTCGCCTTCCGCCTTTTCTCTGGCTGCGGCACGGCTTGGCTGGGCCCTGCAATCGGCCGAATGCGTTTCGCTGCACGGACGCTCCATCGATCTTTTGCGGCTGCATCTGCATCCCGGCGCACGGATCATCGCGCTGACCTCGGATGAGCGCGACCCCGCTTTGATTGCGGGGTTACTGGCCGAGTCCGGTTTCGGCCGATCGGAATTCATTCTGCTCGAGGCATTGGGCGGAACGCGTGAAAGGCGTCGGCAAGCGCGGGCGGCTGATTTTGACTTTGAAGATATCGACCCGCTGAATGTGGTGGCGATTGATGTCGTTGCGGATGAGGATGCGCGTGTCCTGCCGTTCGCGCGGGGGCTCGATGACAGCCTGTTCGAACATGACGGGCAGATAACCAAACGTGAAATCCGGGCGGTGACGCTTTCCTCTCTGGCGCCCCGGCGTGGAGAATTGCTGTGGGACATTGGCGCGGGCTCCGGCTCGATCGGCATCGAATGGATGCTGTCGCATCCTTCGCTGCGCGCCATTGCCATAGAGCAACATCCGGACAGGGCGGAACGGATCGCCCGCAATGCCGATGCTTTTGGTGTTCCGGGGCTGGAGGTCATGATCGGTGTGGCCCCGGCAGCTTTTGAAGGCTTGCCCACGCCGGACGCCATTTTCGTTGGCGGTGGCGGCAGCGAAGCAGGTGTGTTCGAGGCTGCCATGGAGGCGCTGAAACCCGGTGGGCGGCTGGTCGCCAATGCGGTGACGCTGGAAATGGAAGCGGTCTTGCTAGATGCGAATGCGCGGTTTGGCGGTTCGATGCTCCGGCTGGAGGTTTCACGCGTAGCGGCTGTCGGTTCCATGTCAGGTTGGCGTCCGGCCATGCCCGTGACGCAATGGAGCTGGGTCAAGCCATGGTGA
- a CDS encoding cobalt-precorrin-6A reductase produces the protein MTRSILILGGTADARILAGRLAEDSGYRILLSMAGRTLSPVEQPVPMRSGGFGGAAGLADFIRSEGFDILVDATHPYAARISANAVEAARLADIPLVALSRPAWQRQPGDRWQSVDTVEQAVNVLGDESRRVFLALGRQELLPFEAAPRHNYLIRSVDPVEPPLNVPDARYITARGPFALDDEIRMLQENRIETVVSKNSGGSASYGKIEAARRLGLPVIMIERPQPLGGAPLKGATVPDIASALTAIRHQLSLFENRGE, from the coding sequence ATGACACGCTCCATACTCATCCTTGGCGGTACGGCGGATGCCCGCATTCTGGCTGGTAGACTGGCAGAAGACTCCGGCTACCGAATTCTGCTGTCCATGGCGGGCCGCACGCTCTCGCCGGTCGAACAACCGGTACCGATGCGCAGCGGCGGGTTTGGCGGCGCAGCAGGGCTGGCGGATTTCATCCGCTCCGAGGGCTTCGATATTCTGGTCGATGCCACCCATCCCTATGCGGCGAGAATTTCCGCCAACGCGGTTGAAGCGGCAAGGCTGGCCGACATTCCGCTCGTCGCGCTTTCGCGCCCCGCCTGGCAGCGCCAGCCGGGTGACAGGTGGCAGAGCGTCGACACCGTCGAACAGGCCGTTAACGTGCTCGGAGATGAAAGCAGGCGTGTATTTCTGGCTCTCGGCCGCCAGGAGCTTCTTCCCTTCGAAGCCGCACCCCGGCACAATTATCTCATCCGCAGCGTCGACCCCGTGGAGCCGCCGCTGAACGTACCGGATGCGCGCTACATCACCGCGCGCGGCCCCTTTGCGCTGGATGACGAAATCCGCATGCTGCAGGAAAACCGCATCGAGACGGTGGTTTCCAAGAATTCCGGTGGCAGCGCCAGTTACGGCAAGATCGAAGCGGCGAGACGGCTTGGCCTGCCGGTCATCATGATTGAGCGGCCGCAACCTCTCGGCGGCGCGCCCCTGAAGGGCGCGACGGTGCCGGACATAGCGTCTGCGCTCACCGCCATCCGCCATCAGCTCTCCCTTTTCGAAAACCGCGGCGAATAA
- a CDS encoding precorrin-3B C(17)-methyltransferase codes for MTGRLVVVGLGPGSAAQVTPEALAAVEVSEDFFGYIPYLDRLSLGPHQRRHASDNREEISRAEQALRLAAEGGKVCVVSGGDPGVFAMAAAICEAIENGPSEWRDIDFSVVPGVTAMLAVAAKAGAPLGHDFCAISLSDNLKPWGIIEKRLIAAAEAGFVMAFYNPVSKARPHQLGTAFDLLRAHLPGSVPVIFGRAAGRADERIRVVPLSEASSDMADMATCIIVGSVETRLIERSGKEPIVYSPRFSKRES; via the coding sequence ATGACCGGCAGGCTCGTCGTCGTCGGCCTCGGCCCCGGCAGTGCAGCGCAGGTAACGCCGGAAGCGCTGGCTGCCGTCGAGGTTTCGGAAGATTTCTTCGGTTATATTCCTTATCTCGACCGCCTGTCGCTTGGTCCTCACCAGCGCCGCCATGCCTCCGATAATCGTGAAGAAATTTCCCGCGCCGAACAGGCGCTGCGGCTTGCGGCCGAAGGTGGCAAGGTCTGCGTGGTTTCCGGCGGTGACCCCGGCGTTTTCGCCATGGCGGCGGCCATTTGCGAGGCGATTGAAAATGGCCCGTCCGAATGGCGTGACATCGATTTTTCCGTCGTGCCGGGTGTGACCGCCATGCTGGCGGTTGCTGCAAAGGCCGGCGCGCCGCTAGGCCATGATTTCTGCGCCATTTCGCTGTCGGATAATCTCAAGCCCTGGGGCATCATTGAAAAGCGACTGATCGCGGCGGCGGAAGCCGGATTCGTGATGGCTTTCTACAACCCGGTCAGCAAGGCGCGGCCGCACCAGCTGGGCACCGCTTTTGATCTTTTGCGCGCGCATCTGCCCGGCTCGGTGCCGGTGATCTTCGGTCGCGCCGCAGGTCGGGCGGATGAGCGCATTCGGGTCGTGCCCCTGTCGGAAGCATCGAGCGATATGGCTGACATGGCCACCTGTATCATCGTGGGTTCGGTGGAAACCCGTCTGATCGAGCGTTCCGGCAAGGAACCTATCGTTTATTCGCCGCGGTTTTCGAAAAGGGAGAGCTGA
- a CDS encoding precorrin-2 C(20)-methyltransferase: MSAALFEHAKGKLVGVGTGPGDPELLTLKAVRAIENADVLAFFCKKGGSGNGRGIVEAFIRPGTLEMPLVYPVTVESDKNGEDYRGAIAAFFDQSAKDIAAHLEAGRNVAVLSEGDPLFYGSYMHLHLRLSPSYDAEVVAGITAMSGCWSMAGLPLVQGDDILSVLPGTLAEDVLAERLSGTDGAVIMKVGRNLPKIRRALEKAGKLSDALYVERGTMANSHAVPLIERDASPAPYFSLVLVPGWKTRPSTGEKR; this comes from the coding sequence GTGAGTGCGGCTCTTTTTGAACATGCCAAGGGTAAACTGGTCGGTGTCGGCACCGGGCCGGGCGATCCGGAGCTTCTGACGCTGAAAGCGGTGCGTGCCATCGAAAATGCCGATGTGCTTGCCTTTTTCTGCAAGAAGGGTGGCAGCGGCAATGGTCGCGGCATTGTCGAAGCCTTTATCCGCCCCGGCACACTGGAAATGCCACTGGTCTATCCGGTGACCGTCGAAAGCGACAAGAACGGCGAGGATTATCGCGGCGCGATCGCCGCATTCTTTGATCAGTCGGCGAAAGACATCGCCGCCCATCTCGAGGCCGGGCGCAATGTGGCCGTGCTTTCGGAAGGTGATCCGCTGTTTTACGGCTCCTACATGCACCTTCATCTGCGGCTGTCGCCATCCTATGATGCAGAGGTGGTTGCGGGCATCACCGCCATGTCCGGCTGCTGGTCCATGGCCGGGCTGCCGCTGGTGCAGGGCGACGACATATTGAGCGTGCTTCCCGGAACGCTGGCGGAAGATGTTCTCGCGGAACGTCTTTCCGGCACGGATGGGGCCGTGATCATGAAAGTCGGGCGCAACCTGCCGAAAATCCGCCGGGCGCTGGAAAAGGCCGGCAAACTCAGCGACGCGCTTTATGTGGAGCGCGGCACCATGGCAAACAGCCATGCGGTGCCGCTTATCGAGCGTGACGCATCACCCGCCCCCTATTTTTCGCTGGTTCTGGTGCCTGGCTGGAAAACCAGACCCTCTACAGGTGAAAAGCGATGA
- a CDS encoding precorrin-8X methylmutase → MTDYDYIRDGNAIYERSFAIIREEADLSAFTEEQADIAIRMIHACGQVEAASHFRFSADFVAAARGALLAGKPILCDAQMVAHGVTHARLPADNAVICTLRDPRTPELAKKIGNTRSAAALDLWADHLDGALVAIGNAPTALFYLLEMLEKGAPRPAAIIGMPVGFVGAAESKDALEASALGIPYAIVKGRMGGSAMTAAAINAVARAGL, encoded by the coding sequence ATGACCGACTATGACTATATTCGCGATGGCAATGCGATCTATGAGCGCTCCTTTGCCATTATCCGTGAAGAAGCGGATTTATCCGCCTTTACCGAAGAGCAGGCGGATATCGCCATTCGCATGATCCACGCTTGCGGGCAGGTGGAAGCGGCCAGCCATTTCCGTTTCTCGGCTGACTTCGTTGCCGCTGCACGGGGTGCGTTACTGGCCGGAAAGCCCATCCTCTGCGATGCGCAAATGGTTGCCCATGGTGTGACCCATGCCCGGCTTCCGGCTGACAATGCCGTCATCTGCACGTTGCGTGATCCACGCACACCGGAGCTGGCGAAAAAGATCGGCAATACGCGTTCTGCCGCCGCACTCGATCTCTGGGCGGATCATCTGGACGGCGCCCTGGTGGCCATCGGCAACGCGCCGACGGCGCTATTTTATCTTCTCGAGATGCTGGAAAAGGGTGCGCCGCGTCCGGCCGCCATCATTGGCATGCCCGTTGGCTTCGTCGGCGCGGCGGAATCGAAGGATGCGCTGGAGGCAAGCGCGCTCGGCATTCCCTATGCCATCGTCAAGGGGCGCATGGGCGGTTCGGCCATGACGGCCGCCGCCATCAATGCGGTTGCGAGGGCAGGCCTGTGA